A window of Sulfurimonas gotlandica GD1 contains these coding sequences:
- the istA gene encoding IS21 family transposase has protein sequence MKQVRDVLQLHSVMNLSLRRIQGATNVAKSTISDYIKRFKHSGLKIEQINILDDDSLRLKLFPEHSSVVVSRRAMPDMNYLHKEMKLRKKTKVTLQLLWEEYKRDNPDGYEYTQFRLYYSRFKQALNPSMRQTHLAGEKVFVDYSGLTMPIYNQRTGEVEKAQIFVAVLGASGYTFVHATPSQTQEDFIYSHVMCYSFFAGVPRVVVPDNLKSAIISNNKNGIVVNESYADLNRHYSIAVEPARPRKPKDKPKAEQGVQAIQRYILARFRHHKFFSVDELNDAIASLLDRYNTKIIKHLQKSRTELFEEIDKPYLNPLPMNSYVYKQFKIARVNQDYHITLQMCNYSVPFKYIKEEVEIRYSTQSVYVYHKHKLIATHPRLRRVGETSTLHEHMPNDHQYINEKMNPDRLRSWAKNIGEYSSVFVEDAFDEVQHNPQAYRKISAVLSLAKLYGNTELELALMYATKMRTITTKSIKSILDKKLYLARSANNTNTPKQSLFDTHTNIRGADEYK, from the coding sequence ATGAAACAAGTTCGTGATGTACTGCAACTTCATAGTGTTATGAATTTGTCGCTGCGGAGAATACAAGGTGCTACTAATGTAGCTAAAAGTACAATATCTGATTACATCAAACGATTTAAACATTCTGGTCTAAAGATTGAGCAAATCAATATTTTAGATGATGACTCACTAAGACTAAAATTATTTCCTGAACACTCCTCTGTTGTAGTCTCTCGTAGAGCAATGCCCGACATGAACTATCTCCATAAAGAGATGAAACTCCGCAAAAAAACTAAGGTGACACTCCAACTTCTCTGGGAAGAGTATAAAAGAGACAATCCAGATGGATATGAATATACACAGTTTCGTTTATACTACAGCAGATTTAAACAAGCGCTCAATCCCTCCATGCGTCAAACACATCTCGCAGGAGAAAAGGTCTTTGTAGATTACAGTGGTCTTACTATGCCAATTTATAATCAAAGAACTGGTGAAGTTGAAAAAGCTCAGATATTTGTAGCAGTGTTAGGTGCTAGTGGATATACATTTGTACATGCAACTCCAAGTCAAACACAAGAGGATTTTATTTATTCTCATGTAATGTGTTATAGCTTTTTTGCTGGAGTACCAAGGGTTGTTGTACCAGACAACCTCAAATCAGCCATCATCTCCAACAATAAAAATGGAATTGTTGTAAATGAAAGTTATGCAGACTTAAATAGACACTATTCAATTGCAGTAGAACCAGCAAGACCAAGGAAACCTAAAGACAAGCCTAAAGCAGAACAAGGTGTTCAAGCGATACAGCGGTATATATTAGCAAGATTTCGTCATCACAAATTCTTTAGTGTAGATGAATTAAATGATGCTATTGCTTCCCTCTTGGATAGATACAACACTAAAATTATAAAACATCTGCAAAAAAGCCGTACTGAGCTGTTTGAAGAGATTGATAAGCCATACCTTAACCCACTACCAATGAATAGCTATGTTTATAAGCAATTTAAAATTGCTCGTGTCAATCAGGACTATCATATTACACTTCAAATGTGTAACTACTCAGTTCCATTTAAATACATCAAAGAAGAGGTTGAAATAAGATACTCAACTCAGAGTGTATATGTTTACCATAAGCACAAACTCATAGCTACACATCCAAGACTACGAAGAGTTGGCGAAACATCTACACTCCATGAACATATGCCAAATGATCATCAATATATAAATGAAAAGATGAATCCAGATAGACTTCGTTCATGGGCTAAAAACATTGGAGAATATTCAAGTGTGTTTGTAGAAGACGCGTTTGACGAAGTTCAACACAATCCTCAAGCATACAGAAAAATATCTGCTGTGCTCTCATTGGCAAAACTCTACGGCAACACAGAGTTGGAACTAGCACTTATGTACGCAACAAAAATGAGAACTATTACAACAAAGTCTATCAAGTCTATACTTGATAAAAAACTCTATCTTGCAAGAAGTGCCAATAACACAAATACTCCTAAACAATCACTCTTTGATACACACACTAATATCCGCGGTGCGGATGAATACAAATAA
- a CDS encoding DUF1294 domain-containing protein, whose protein sequence is MIDLPFSLTYIQIYLIFITFFSFVLYTYDRFLALKNTRKISRISEFKLLLSSFFGGTIGSVIAMIMFAKNGANRTPMPIQFGH, encoded by the coding sequence ATGATTGATCTACCATTTAGTCTGACATATATACAGATATATCTTATATTTATTACATTTTTTTCATTTGTTTTGTACACATATGACAGGTTCTTAGCACTAAAGAATACCAGAAAAATTTCAAGAATATCTGAGTTTAAACTCTTACTCTCATCTTTCTTTGGTGGAACAATTGGTTCAGTTATAGCCATGATAATGTTTGCAAAAAACGGAGCAAATCGGACACCAATGCCGATTCAGTTCGGACACTAA
- a CDS encoding endonuclease: protein MKLLLSIILLTTLLFSANESFSKSKKELRKIYRDHQTTIYCDCKYNYKDKKNMINRKSCGYKPRNERTKKGKVNQRARRIEWEHLIPAENFGRQFSCWREGNSKCVKKNGKAYKGRECCENVNKKYKIMQADMHNLFPAVGELNADRKNFRFDFELAQPKQYGECQFNVSFKQKRARVREEIRGVIARDYLYFNKRYKMKLSKQELKKYNSWNKQYPANEWEIERNKRIAKIQGNVNPFIQ, encoded by the coding sequence ATGAAACTACTTCTATCCATAATACTACTAACTACACTACTTTTCTCAGCCAATGAATCATTTTCTAAATCAAAAAAAGAACTTCGTAAGATATATAGAGACCATCAAACTACTATCTATTGTGATTGTAAGTACAACTATAAAGATAAAAAGAACATGATTAATAGAAAATCATGTGGTTATAAACCTCGTAATGAAAGAACTAAAAAAGGTAAAGTAAATCAAAGAGCCAGACGTATAGAGTGGGAACATCTAATACCTGCTGAGAACTTTGGTCGTCAATTCTCCTGTTGGAGAGAAGGTAATAGTAAGTGTGTTAAGAAGAATGGCAAAGCTTATAAAGGGCGTGAATGCTGCGAAAATGTTAATAAGAAGTACAAAATAATGCAAGCTGATATGCACAATCTATTTCCAGCTGTAGGTGAACTTAATGCTGATAGAAAGAACTTTAGATTTGACTTTGAACTAGCACAACCAAAGCAATATGGCGAGTGTCAATTCAATGTATCATTTAAACAAAAGAGAGCTAGAGTTAGAGAAGAGATTAGAGGTGTGATAGCTAGAGACTACCTTTATTTCAATAAACGATACAAGATGAAACTATCAAAACAAGAACTGAAGAAGTATAATTCTTGGAACAAACAGTATCCAGCGAATGAATGGGAGATAGAAAGAAATAAGAGAATTGCTAAAATACAGGGTAATGTAAATCCATTTATTCAATGA
- a CDS encoding S1 family peptidase — MLVLLNLSLTANSLESNKSKVLQVKVISIADEEAYGSAVIVSNNGDLVTAYHVINNAKNVEVIDASGKSHSAIIGKVSVEDDLAYLHIKDFTQAPAKLDNNTSWSEDIYSLSGEGLLLKGIVSKKNKNSIILNYKVPHGNSGGGVFNGDGKLIAIVSRTSINEGITYATTVDKLNEVTEDFKYQKVVDLKSNNYDYSYCSTKKTINTWTNLAKSDDIKMHTLHAIFLGLCEKVKRKDMTTEEADYVFFQNRKRLFNF, encoded by the coding sequence TTGTTAGTATTGCTAAACTTATCTTTAACAGCGAATAGTCTTGAATCTAACAAGAGCAAGGTACTGCAAGTTAAAGTTATAAGCATTGCAGATGAAGAAGCATATGGTAGTGCTGTAATAGTCTCTAATAATGGCGACTTAGTTACTGCTTATCATGTAATAAATAATGCTAAAAATGTAGAAGTTATTGATGCCTCTGGTAAAAGTCATTCAGCGATAATTGGTAAAGTATCAGTAGAAGATGATTTAGCATACTTACATATAAAAGACTTTACTCAAGCTCCTGCAAAGCTAGATAATAACACCTCTTGGTCTGAAGATATTTATAGTTTGTCAGGGGAAGGTCTATTATTAAAAGGTATTGTTTCTAAGAAAAACAAGAACTCAATTATCTTAAATTATAAAGTACCACACGGTAACTCCGGTGGAGGTGTGTTTAATGGAGATGGGAAGCTAATTGCAATCGTCTCAAGAACAAGTATTAATGAAGGTATTACATATGCAACTACCGTTGATAAGCTTAATGAAGTAACTGAAGATTTTAAATACCAAAAGGTAGTTGATTTGAAATCCAATAATTACGATTATTCTTATTGCTCAACAAAAAAGACTATTAATACTTGGACTAACCTTGCAAAATCTGATGATATAAAAATGCATACACTACATGCTATCTTTTTAGGCCTATGTGAAAAAGTAAAAAGGAAAGATATGACTACGGAAGAAGCAGACTATGTATTTTTTCAAAATAGAAAAAGATTATTTAACTTTTAA
- a CDS encoding tetratricopeptide repeat protein encodes MSNQKTFRLFISSTFNDFRREREVLQTRVFPEIKKYASTKGYTFQPIDLRWGVSNEAQLDQKTLELCLSEVRTCKSYPHPNFLIMAGDRYGWVPLLYSIEEKEFDTLLELIPKDEQTKLVEWYKLDLNQIPASYILKERIGKYEAYEEWEEVETSLRAILQKAVHSSDINEEEKNKYFQSATESEVIEGILPYFKKTKHQENLEDDTDHIFGFFRDIDKSTQIEDKFITDDYDKAQKFKDQVGEILFDKNKLKVNTTQRSKDKLDENYLDIFGENILSFLKKQLDEQKSFEDNNNATELEIEQEEQNLFLVRKLHSFVETEKLKETLQSIKSYILDNNKSSALVIFGSSGRGKSSLMAKAISDANTFSKRKIAFRFVGATPYSSTSKDILTSIFQEFGISIDAQEKSFEQFSELINKKIMKLDKEVIVFIDAVDQLEHDDNFLWLPEIMPANVKIIISTLNDEHYKKDTKYFNTLQNKTDQIIEIPVFDEPLKLIKNLLQLEHRTLQTKQEEYFLQQFETANSPLYVTVAAQELKHWKSSNLLDDDSNGNKKVQALKATNRGIIEEFLDNLVLLFHHNEEFVYKVLGYLYASRDGLSESELLQLLSSNREFVERMSPETFYKNITKELPLVYWSRLYSQLRFFLSQKTQDNEELKYFFHREFEDVIKALPMQKQEHEDIIGSSQRLIEQYQNENFTHNRFGKLYSILITQYDLRYKDKKRKKDYAQFISFLSNETWIDVYLDHLTNTGETEYLHNRMFKAIASQESYLETIKILNDNKPIKYLEKYNKGLKDLATTYKYQNRQDEALKLEEVSIEISKQQYEQEPLKYALSYCETLLNLARSHYNQNRLEKAVKLEEIALNVCKKNYEEIDPDKWAYTYTRALLNLARTFYNFNRLKEGIPLLEDALVVRKKYFEKDPSSWVGFYTIALNDLAFSYKDQSKQIDAIPLEEEALKIRRELYKKTPSRWPKDYTRSLNNLSATYKYQRLYDKAIELEEESHSIMKGLYEENPQRWGKDYTITLDNLGTSYRDKNRLDESIELLTESLDISSRLLNEDFYRWVEYYTRALTSLALSFKLKNQTEEALSMEIEAYEVTQKLFNENPDRWQRDYARTLNNLALTYKKIDKLDNALNLEEVSLDMSRSYFEDDPNRWVDIYTNALEGLADSLFRKNEFTKASELQKELVTITKSKFKNNPAHWEIIYNKAVEIYQKNLKQ; translated from the coding sequence GTGTCTAATCAAAAAACCTTCCGCCTTTTCATCTCCTCCACCTTCAACGACTTTAGACGAGAACGAGAAGTACTACAAACTAGAGTCTTTCCAGAGATAAAAAAGTATGCATCTACAAAAGGATACACCTTTCAACCTATTGATCTAAGATGGGGTGTATCTAACGAAGCACAACTGGATCAAAAGACACTAGAACTGTGTCTTTCAGAAGTACGTACCTGTAAATCTTATCCTCATCCAAACTTTCTTATCATGGCTGGAGATAGATATGGATGGGTACCCCTTCTTTATTCCATAGAAGAAAAAGAGTTTGATACTCTTTTGGAACTCATCCCTAAAGATGAACAAACTAAACTTGTAGAGTGGTACAAACTTGATCTAAATCAAATCCCAGCCTCTTACATACTTAAAGAGCGTATAGGTAAATATGAAGCCTATGAAGAGTGGGAAGAAGTTGAGACTAGCTTACGTGCTATCTTACAAAAAGCAGTCCACAGTTCAGACATAAATGAAGAAGAGAAGAATAAGTACTTTCAATCAGCAACAGAGTCAGAAGTCATAGAAGGGATCCTTCCTTACTTCAAGAAAACAAAACACCAAGAGAACCTAGAAGATGACACCGATCATATATTTGGGTTCTTTAGAGATATAGATAAAAGCACACAGATAGAAGATAAGTTCATTACCGATGATTATGATAAAGCTCAAAAATTTAAAGATCAGGTTGGAGAAATCTTATTTGATAAGAATAAACTCAAAGTCAATACAACTCAAAGATCAAAAGACAAGTTGGATGAAAACTATTTAGATATATTTGGAGAAAATATATTGAGTTTTTTAAAAAAACAATTAGATGAACAAAAAAGTTTTGAGGACAATAATAATGCAACCGAACTAGAAATTGAACAAGAAGAACAAAACCTTTTTTTAGTGCGCAAACTTCATAGTTTTGTAGAAACAGAAAAATTAAAAGAGACTTTACAAAGTATAAAGTCTTATATTTTAGATAATAATAAATCATCTGCTTTAGTAATATTTGGTTCATCAGGGAGAGGGAAATCATCTTTAATGGCAAAAGCCATATCTGATGCAAATACTTTCTCTAAAAGAAAAATTGCATTTAGATTCGTTGGTGCTACACCTTATTCAAGTACATCCAAAGATATTTTAACCTCAATTTTCCAAGAATTCGGGATATCAATAGATGCCCAAGAAAAAAGCTTTGAGCAATTTAGCGAACTTATTAATAAAAAGATAATGAAACTAGATAAAGAAGTTATTGTATTTATTGATGCAGTTGATCAACTTGAACATGATGATAATTTTTTATGGCTTCCTGAGATTATGCCTGCAAATGTAAAGATTATTATTTCAACATTGAACGATGAGCACTATAAGAAAGATACAAAATATTTTAATACATTGCAGAATAAAACTGATCAAATAATCGAGATCCCAGTTTTTGATGAACCTCTTAAACTAATTAAAAATCTATTGCAATTAGAGCATAGAACGTTACAAACTAAACAAGAAGAATATTTTCTACAGCAATTTGAAACTGCCAACTCTCCATTATATGTAACAGTTGCTGCCCAAGAATTAAAACATTGGAAAAGCTCTAATCTTTTAGATGATGATTCCAATGGCAATAAAAAAGTACAGGCATTAAAGGCTACAAATAGAGGAATCATAGAAGAGTTCTTGGATAACTTGGTTTTACTGTTTCATCATAATGAAGAATTTGTATATAAAGTATTAGGTTATCTTTATGCATCTAGGGATGGACTAAGTGAGAGTGAACTACTTCAATTGCTCTCATCAAATAGAGAGTTTGTAGAAAGAATGTCTCCTGAGACTTTTTATAAAAATATTACTAAAGAGCTTCCATTGGTTTACTGGAGTAGATTATACAGTCAATTAAGATTTTTCTTATCACAAAAAACACAAGATAATGAAGAGTTAAAGTACTTTTTTCATAGAGAATTTGAAGATGTTATTAAAGCACTTCCGATGCAAAAACAAGAGCATGAAGATATAATAGGATCATCACAAAGATTAATAGAACAATATCAAAATGAAAATTTCACTCATAATAGATTTGGTAAGCTTTATTCTATACTCATTACACAGTATGATCTAAGATATAAAGATAAAAAGAGAAAGAAAGACTATGCACAGTTCATATCTTTTTTATCTAATGAAACGTGGATTGATGTTTATTTAGATCATTTAACTAATACAGGTGAAACAGAGTATCTCCATAATAGAATGTTTAAAGCAATTGCATCTCAGGAGAGCTATTTAGAGACTATAAAAATTCTAAATGACAATAAGCCTATAAAATATCTTGAAAAGTACAATAAAGGGTTAAAAGATCTTGCAACTACATATAAATATCAAAATCGTCAAGATGAAGCCTTGAAGCTTGAAGAAGTGTCTATTGAGATCAGTAAACAACAATATGAACAAGAGCCGTTAAAATATGCTCTCAGCTACTGTGAAACACTTTTAAACTTAGCAAGATCACATTACAATCAAAATCGTTTAGAAAAAGCTGTTAAACTAGAAGAGATAGCTTTGAATGTATGTAAAAAGAATTATGAGGAAATAGATCCTGATAAATGGGCTTATACATACACAAGAGCCTTGCTAAATCTTGCCAGAACATTTTATAACTTTAATAGACTCAAAGAGGGTATACCTTTATTGGAAGATGCTTTGGTGGTTAGAAAAAAATATTTTGAAAAGGATCCTTCATCTTGGGTTGGATTTTATACTATTGCACTTAATGATCTAGCATTTTCATATAAAGATCAAAGTAAACAGATTGATGCTATCCCTTTAGAGGAAGAAGCTTTAAAAATAAGAAGAGAACTCTATAAGAAAACTCCAAGCCGTTGGCCAAAAGACTACACAAGATCACTTAATAATCTATCTGCAACTTATAAATATCAAAGATTATATGATAAAGCCATAGAACTCGAAGAAGAGTCTCATAGTATAATGAAAGGCTTATATGAAGAAAATCCTCAACGATGGGGGAAAGACTATACAATTACACTTGATAATCTAGGTACATCTTATAGAGATAAAAATAGATTAGATGAGTCTATAGAGTTGTTAACAGAGTCATTGGATATTTCCAGTAGATTATTAAATGAGGATTTTTATAGATGGGTTGAATATTATACAAGAGCATTAACTAGTTTAGCTCTCTCTTTTAAATTGAAGAATCAAACAGAAGAAGCTTTATCTATGGAGATAGAAGCTTATGAAGTTACTCAAAAGCTTTTTAATGAAAACCCTGATAGATGGCAAAGGGATTATGCAAGGACATTAAATAATCTAGCATTGACATATAAGAAGATTGATAAATTAGATAATGCATTAAACTTGGAAGAAGTTTCACTCGATATGAGTAGATCTTATTTTGAAGATGATCCAAATAGATGGGTAGATATATATACCAATGCACTTGAAGGGTTAGCTGACTCACTTTTTAGAAAAAATGAATTCACAAAAGCATCTGAATTACAAAAAGAGTTAGTGACTATTACAAAAAGTAAATTTAAAAACAATCCTGCCCACTGGGAAATAATATATAACAAAGCAGTTGAAATATATCAAAAAAATTTAAAACAATAA
- a CDS encoding NAD-binding protein, with translation MINWLNKKVYLVLENKIWTTIILATITFIFAFIGFLQLSTDLSAMNIFKAFTNAVDIFGLDELDKTNISLEIARLFSYLTIFIGAAFLFVKDIIQKWIVKSIMTQNHSIVCGLGQNNRFYLDSEVILKEPGKIVIVEQDPTNPHIESYKAKGFGVIIGNILDKEFWNNMNIPELQNFIVSTGDDRRNIEVVTEFLDSCEKYTDDNFGINTKIYIHIESRDLNILFQQEVVQVKKELRIEIIPYSFYEDAAKQLLTTHSILGNKSELIHTNEPYDIAIVGSGELAKYIIYQICKIAHLPNQNELTIHCIDKEAEIFVQKLYKAFRYIDKVPNITIKPLTADSKSTEFYELPLWKEKNLTNVIVCQDEEKDNLDTAISLYDKTYLEEANEKTFKTKVLFAIFQEMTLSSKININKEQFREFYTFANANDICSKENLIDPKTDSIAQLVNYSYGDEYNPKEILDYDEKIVIKDRTGKKIEVTKRKAIEAKWFDTARMSDKESSRAQAMHLDIKLLALGLKKVQTTKPINTEELLKKNRIIFEKYLGNQILEGVLKDASKELDKFWANKPYQVKYFPTEYKTLFEKIVHSEHNRWNALHYLNGWVYEEFDGQNYDLKQKMKKIKHHNCLLTLEEFQTPDTQITLIYDVYSLLYIPNYLTNIGFEIVENN, from the coding sequence TTGATTAACTGGTTGAATAAAAAAGTATATCTTGTACTAGAAAATAAGATTTGGACAACAATAATCTTAGCAACCATAACTTTTATATTTGCTTTTATTGGTTTCTTACAACTCTCTACTGATTTATCAGCAATGAATATATTTAAAGCATTTACAAATGCAGTAGATATCTTTGGTCTTGATGAACTTGATAAAACAAATATATCCCTTGAAATTGCCAGATTATTTTCATATCTAACAATATTTATAGGTGCAGCTTTCCTATTTGTCAAAGATATTATTCAAAAATGGATAGTAAAATCTATTATGACTCAAAACCACTCCATTGTATGCGGACTTGGTCAAAATAATCGCTTTTACCTAGATAGCGAAGTGATTTTAAAAGAGCCAGGAAAAATAGTTATTGTTGAACAAGATCCTACTAATCCGCATATTGAATCATATAAAGCTAAAGGCTTTGGTGTAATTATAGGAAATATCTTAGATAAAGAGTTTTGGAATAATATGAATATACCTGAACTTCAAAATTTCATTGTATCTACAGGCGATGATCGTAGAAATATTGAAGTAGTAACGGAGTTCTTAGACTCATGTGAAAAATATACTGATGATAATTTTGGAATAAATACGAAAATATATATACATATTGAGAGTCGTGATTTAAACATACTCTTTCAACAAGAAGTAGTTCAAGTAAAGAAAGAATTAAGAATAGAAATAATTCCTTACTCGTTTTATGAAGATGCCGCAAAACAACTTCTTACTACTCACTCTATATTGGGGAATAAAAGTGAACTAATTCATACAAATGAACCATACGATATAGCTATCGTAGGTAGTGGAGAACTAGCAAAGTATATCATATACCAAATATGTAAAATAGCTCATCTTCCAAACCAAAACGAACTAACAATACACTGTATAGATAAAGAGGCTGAAATCTTTGTACAAAAGCTTTATAAAGCATTTAGATATATAGATAAAGTACCAAATATCACAATTAAACCATTAACTGCAGATAGCAAGAGTACTGAGTTTTATGAACTACCTCTATGGAAAGAGAAAAATTTAACTAATGTTATTGTTTGTCAAGATGAAGAAAAAGACAATCTTGACACAGCCATCAGCTTATATGATAAAACTTACTTAGAAGAAGCTAATGAAAAGACTTTTAAAACTAAAGTACTATTCGCAATCTTTCAAGAGATGACACTAAGTAGTAAAATAAATATTAATAAAGAACAGTTTAGAGAATTTTATACTTTTGCTAATGCTAATGATATTTGTTCAAAAGAGAATCTTATTGATCCAAAGACAGACTCTATTGCTCAGCTAGTAAACTATAGCTATGGAGATGAATATAATCCTAAAGAAATTCTTGATTACGATGAGAAAATAGTTATTAAAGATAGGACTGGTAAAAAAATAGAAGTCACAAAAAGAAAAGCAATAGAAGCTAAATGGTTTGATACAGCACGAATGAGTGATAAAGAATCATCTCGTGCTCAAGCTATGCACTTAGATATTAAACTATTAGCTCTTGGTTTAAAGAAAGTTCAGACAACTAAACCTATAAATACAGAAGAGTTATTAAAAAAGAATAGAATCATATTTGAAAAATATCTAGGCAATCAAATTTTAGAAGGTGTGCTAAAAGATGCTTCTAAGGAGCTTGATAAATTTTGGGCAAACAAACCTTATCAAGTTAAATATTTCCCAACTGAGTATAAAACGCTATTTGAAAAAATAGTACACTCTGAACATAACCGTTGGAATGCACTACACTATTTAAATGGTTGGGTATATGAAGAGTTTGATGGACAAAATTATGATTTGAAACAGAAAATGAAAAAAATTAAACATCATAATTGTTTATTAACATTAGAAGAGTTTCAAACACCTGATACTCAGATCACATTGATTTATGATGTGTACTCTTTATTGTATATTCCAAATTATCTTACAAATATTGGGTTTGAGATTGTAGAAAATAATTAA